A part of Deinococcus aerius genomic DNA contains:
- a CDS encoding ABC transporter permease, producing MTISPPLQAPPATRRAARGRMLLWQLLGLVLLLALWWLVTDVLRLYPPYVFPSPRAVWTEISYGLWGSGPQDGRLLAGIGNSLRRVLVGYAVAVLLGGVVGLLMSAWRPLRETLGAYLTGVQSVPSIAFVPFAILFFGLNERAVLFVVILEGFIPIALAVSGALMNVPPALRVAGRTLGARGLGLTTGVLLPSAVPSILTGLRTAWSFAWRALVGGELLVSASASLGAQLEIGRNTANMALVIATILIIGTIGGLFDALLRALEARVRRDYGLEVPQ from the coding sequence ATGACGATCTCCCCCCCCCTGCAAGCCCCCCCCGCCACCCGCCGCGCCGCCCGGGGACGAATGCTGCTGTGGCAGCTCCTGGGCCTGGTGCTGCTGCTCGCCCTGTGGTGGCTGGTGACGGACGTGCTCCGGCTCTACCCGCCCTACGTCTTCCCTAGCCCCCGGGCGGTGTGGACCGAGATCAGCTACGGGCTGTGGGGCAGCGGGCCGCAGGACGGCAGGCTGCTCGCGGGCATCGGCAACAGCCTGCGGCGGGTGCTGGTCGGGTATGCCGTCGCCGTGCTGCTGGGCGGCGTGGTCGGCCTGCTGATGAGCGCGTGGCGCCCCCTGCGCGAGACGCTGGGCGCCTACCTCACCGGCGTCCAGAGCGTGCCCTCCATCGCCTTCGTGCCCTTCGCCATCCTCTTTTTCGGGCTGAACGAGCGCGCGGTGCTGTTCGTGGTCATCCTGGAGGGCTTCATTCCCATCGCGCTGGCCGTCTCCGGGGCGTTGATGAACGTGCCCCCGGCGCTGCGGGTCGCGGGGCGGACGCTGGGGGCGCGGGGGCTGGGGCTCACGACCGGGGTGCTGCTGCCCAGCGCGGTGCCCAGCATCCTGACCGGGCTGCGGACCGCCTGGAGCTTCGCCTGGCGGGCGCTGGTGGGCGGCGAACTGCTCGTGAGCGCGAGCGCCAGCCTGGGCGCCCAACTGGAGATCGGGCGCAACACCGCGAACATGGCGCTGGTGATCGCCACCATATTGATCATCGGGACCATCGGCGGGCTGTTCGACGCCCTTCTTCGCGCGCTGGAGGCCCGGGTGCGCCGCGACTACGGCCTGGAGGTGCCCCAATGA
- a CDS encoding ABC transporter ATP-binding protein, with protein sequence MTATMTRPARTASTAPQGISLTLDGVTYRYGRSRTATTPAGLGPVDLRVQPGEFLCVVGPSGSGKSTLLSLLAGFLRPQTGEIRLGDTPLRGPDPRLTLVQQEPALFPWRTVAGNVAFGLERQRLPRAERTARVEDTLRLVGLEGYGPRRVHELSGGQRQRVSLARALAVQPQLLLLDEPFSALDDRTRTVLSDELLGIWWERKVTVVFVTHNLEEALALGQRVVALRGGEVVLDGPARELSVGQLRETLEE encoded by the coding sequence GTGACCGCCACGATGACCCGCCCCGCCCGAACCGCCAGCACGGCCCCCCAGGGGATCAGCCTGACGCTGGACGGGGTGACCTACCGCTACGGGCGCTCGCGGACGGCGACGACCCCGGCGGGCCTGGGCCCGGTCGATCTGCGGGTGCAGCCCGGCGAGTTCCTGTGCGTGGTGGGCCCCTCGGGCAGCGGCAAGAGCACCCTACTCTCGCTGCTGGCGGGCTTCCTGCGGCCCCAGACCGGCGAGATCCGGCTGGGCGACACGCCCCTGCGCGGCCCCGACCCGCGCCTCACGCTGGTGCAGCAGGAGCCCGCCCTGTTCCCCTGGCGCACGGTGGCGGGCAACGTGGCCTTCGGCCTGGAGCGCCAGCGCCTGCCCCGCGCCGAGCGGACCGCCCGGGTGGAGGACACCCTGCGCCTCGTGGGTCTGGAGGGCTACGGCCCCCGCCGCGTTCACGAACTCTCCGGCGGGCAGCGCCAGCGGGTCAGCCTGGCCCGGGCGCTCGCCGTGCAGCCGCAGCTCCTCCTCCTCGACGAGCCCTTCAGCGCCCTCGACGACCGCACCCGCACGGTGCTGTCGGACGAGTTGCTGGGCATCTGGTGGGAGAGAAAGGTCACCGTCGTCTTCGTGACCCACAACCTGGAGGAAGCCCTGGCGCTCGGGCAGCGCGTCGTCGCCCTGCGCGGCGGCGAGGTCGTGCTGGATGGCCCCGCGCGGGAGCTGAGCGTGGGGCAGCTCCGGGAGACGCTGGAGGAGTAA